The Desulfococcus multivorans DNA window GTATCCCTGACTTCCAGCCTACCACTGTTCAAAAACGAACGAGGCCCTCCTCGATGTTGGTCGAGATGGCCGTTTTTTGGAGCATCCGGCCCATCTGTTCGGCGATGGACATGAAAAGGTTGGCGAAAATATTACCCGCAGGTCGGGGGATCATCAGGGCCGTGTCCGTGCCCTGGTAGCGAAGGTTCAAAAACAGGCTGCTTTCGATGCGATCCTCGGAAAAACCCTGGGCCGCCAAGGCCGCCTCGGCTTCGACCCGGAACGTCGGCACCTTGCAAGCCGGGATTGATCATGTCCATTCGTGCCGGTATCCCCCGAAAGACGGATAACGCCTCAAAAAATATACGCCGACTAGGGATAACGGCGCGGAGGACTTCGTTCATTCCCGCTCCGTTCGCCCATTGTCTGAAACAGTTCTCTAGTGCGTTCACGGCACTTCTCTGGTATAGGAACAGGGTATCCGGGCCGTGTGCCGTCACGGTCAAGGCCCTTATGGGGACTGACATAGCGGCGTTCCGCATGATTTAAGGCCGTGGACGGTGCGACGGCCAACACCCGCAAGCCGAGCCTCGCGCGATCCCGATATATCTAAAGAGGTCATCAGGTCCAAAAAAACGAAAATGGGAAGCATTACCGACAGAGAGATTCCATATAATTACACATCGGCCGACGACAGGCGCATCCTGGCATGGTTGCTGGGAGCGGAGGTGTTGGCCCCCTTGGAGCGGCTGGTCTTCAGGCGCCGGACGGGGAGATCCTGGCGCGTCCTGATGCGTTTTGTCGGAGACCTCTTCATTCATTACCGGAATCCCTTCCTTTATCAGGAGCTGATTGACGATCGTGATCGGCGAAGGCGGTTTCTGGCGGCGGCCCGCAGGGACCTGACACTCATCATTGATCGCGCCGATCCGGAGCCGGATCTGGATATCGTCCTGGATCGGTGCCGACAAAAGCTTTCCGCGCTGGACGCCGAACTGTCGGCCGTTGTCGCGATGCGGCATCGCATTCGTCGACGCCTCGGCGCCATTGTCGGCGAGGCGAATGTTTTTTTCGATCCCTTCACCCTCATGGCCCATGCCACCGACGCCACCAACTGGCGGCTTCACCTGCCTGTGGCAGTGGTCTGCCCCGACGAGGAAAGCCAGGTCCCGATGCTGCTCCAGGCTGTATCGGCATTGGGTTTGAAGGCGATTCCGCGCGGCGCGGGCACCGGTCTCACCGGTGGCGCCGTTCCCGTCGTTCCCGATTGTGTCATGATCAACACCGAGAAACTCAACCGTATCGGCGCCCTTGCCTGGGAAAACTACGAGGATCCCGACGGAAAGGCGCTTCGACTGCCGATCCTTCCCGTGGGCGCGGGCGTCATCACGGAGGCCGCCATGACAGCCGCGGCCGGGGCCGGGCTGGTGTTTGCCACCGATCCCACCTCGGCATGGGCCTGTACCATCGGGGGCAACATCGCCGAGAACGCCGGCGGCAAGAAAGCCGTGCTCTGGGGTACGGCCATCGACAACCTCCTGAGCTTCCGCATGGCGGTCCCGGGAGGGCGGCTGATCGAGGTTCGGCGCACCCATCCCACGGGCCGCCGCATCGACCCCGAAGAAACCGTTGTCTTTTCGGTGACCGACGTCGCCGGCGGAGAAACGATCCGACAGATTTCGATTCCCGGCAACCGGATCAGAAAGCCCGGTCTGGGCAAGGACATCACCAACAAGGCCCTGGAGGGCCTCCCGGGCGTTCAGAAAGAGGGCACCGACGGCGTTATTACCTCGGCGGTCTTCATCCTTCATCCCGCCTATCCCCATCAGCGAACCGTGTGCCTCGAATTCTTCGGCGAGGACATGGACGAGGCGGGTCGGGTGATCGTGGAGATTTCCCGATCCTTTGTCAATCAGGGACGCGAAGCCCTGATGGCCCTCGAGCATTTTGATGAGGAGTACGTCCAGGCCATCGACTACAAGGCCAAGGCCCCCCGCAGTCGACGCCCCAAGGCCGTGCTGCTCGTGGACATCGTGGGGCATGCTGTCGAACAGGTGAATGACGGCCTGTCACGGTTGAGAACGCTGCTTTCCGCCTATCCCAATACATTTATGGCCGTAGCGGGGAGCGATGCCGAAGCGGAGCGCTTCTGGCGGGACCGGAAACGACTGGGCGCCATCGCGGCCCGCACCAATGCGTTCAAGCTGAACGAGGATATCGTTCTGCCCCTTTCGGCCCTGGCCGAGTTTGCCGAGTTTGTCGATGCCCTCAATATGGAGGAAGAGCGGAGCAACCAGGTCGAGGTCATGTGGCACCTTATCAACTACCTGGAGAAGGCCGTGCCCATTGAAGACCCTGAGTGGCTGGCGGCGAAACTGCCCAGGGCAAGAGAACTCCTTCGGAAGGCCATGGACCAGGTTTATCTGGCCGGCCGGGAACACCTGCGGGAGGGGACGCATCTCCGGGGAGCGGCGGCCGCCATGGCGGAGCTGCTGCGCGGATTCAGCAAGGTTCGGGCCGAGATCGACCGCGATATCGCCGAGATCCGAAACCGGCGTATCGTCGTCGCCACTCACATGCACGCCGGCGACGGCAACGTCCATGTCAACATCCCGGTGTTCGCCAATGACCGGGAGATGATGCGGCGCGCCGCCGACACGGCGGACGTCATCATGGAAAAGGCGGTGGCGCTGGGGGGCGTGGTGAGCGGGGAGCACGGCATCGGGTTCACCAAAATCCGGCACCTGGATCCCGATATCATGGCGGCATTCAAGGCTTACCGGCAGACGGCCGATCCGGAGGATCTGATCAACCCGGGAAAGCTGACCGATCCCGACACGGCAAACCAGGTGTTCACCCCATCTTTCAACCTGATCGAGCTGGAGGCCCGCATACTGCGCTACGGTCACCTGGAGCAGCTGGCGGAGAAGATTTCCCAATGCGTCCGCTGCGGCAAGTGCAAGACCGGCTGTTGTGTCTTTTACCCGGCGGAAAACCTGTTCTTTCATCCGCGGAACAAAAACCTGGCCTTGACGGGGATCATCGAAGCCCTGCTCTACGACGCGCAACGGTCCCACGCCGTGGGTTTCAGGTCGCTGCGCCGGCTGGAGGAGATCGCCGATCACTGCACCCTCTGCCACAAGTGCCTGCCCCCTTGTCCCGTCAATATCGATACTGCCGAAATCTCCATTCTCGAGCGGGAGGTGCTGGCGGACCGTCGCTTCAAGCGATCGCCGCTGCCGACGCGCATCGTCCTTGCATATCTCGCCTCGCGGTCGCCGCTGACCAACGCCCTGGTTCGCCGGACGGTTTTTCAATGGGGCGGCGCACTGCAGCGGACGGCGGTTCGGCTGATGGGCGGCGGCAACAGACGGCGGAAAGGATCCCTCCTGGCGCCTTTCTATGCGCCCGTGGCGTCCATCGCACCCCGGCCCCTGCCTGCGGCCTACCCATCTCATGACCGGAATCAGGCGCTTTTGGTCGCGCCCGCCGACACCGCGACGGCCACGGTTTTCTATTATCCGGGCTGCGGGTCCGAGCGGTTGCATGCCGACATCGCCCTGGCATCGATTTACCTGCTCCTGCAGGTCGGGGCCCGCGTGGTGTTGCCGCCGAAATACCTCTGCTGCGGATTTCCAGCCCGTGCCAATGCCAAAACGGATATCAGCAAACGGCAGGAACTCCGCAACGCCATCATTTTCAACCAGATCCGTTCCATGCTGGGGCACCTCGATTTCGATGCATGCGTTGTCTCCTGCGGCACCTGCCGCGAGACCCTGATCCGAATGAGCGCCGCCGATATCTTCGATGCCCCGCTGCTCGATGTCGCCGGCTGGGTTCTGGAGCGCGGTTTCGACGTCATGCTCCCGGGCTTGTGCTGGTACCATGCCCCTTGTCACGACTCTCTCGAGGGCACGGGGGAGGCACTTCTGCGCCGTCTGGCGCCGGAAGGCGTCGTCTCCGTTCCCCACTGCTGTTCCGAAGCCGGAACACTTGCCCTGAGCCGGCCGGACATTGCCGCCCGCATGCTGGAACGCAAACGGGAGAGCCTGGCGGCGCATGCATCCTTTGCATCGGGCCGCACACGCCTGGTGACCAACTGCCCGGCCTGCCTGAACGGCCTGGGTCGACAGCGCCGGGTGATCCCGACGCACCTGGCTGTTGCATTGGCGGATGCCCATGACGGCGCCGGTTGGCGGGCCCATGTCGCAGATCGACTGGCAGGCGCGGAACGGATCCGAATTTAGGGTCCGGACGGAAAAGCTGAGTCGTCCGTTAAGACCGAAACGATCGAGGAGAATCATGGACCATAAAGCCGGCTGTTCCCCCGCTTTTTCCCGGGGAACCTACATCATCAAAAAAGCCCAGAGCGTCAATCTCGACCCCAGCGTTCTCTATGAGGCCGTCATCGACCTGTCCAGCGAGGGACTTCTCACCGCCAACTGTATCAACATGGCGGCGGGAATCCTCCTGGAAGACCTGGGCTTGCCCAATTATTTCTTTGAAAACATCAAGGCGGGCGCGCTCAAGCAGATGCTGTCATCCATCGCCACCAGCATCACCTTCAAGGACGGCAAGGGGGTTCTGGTGGGCCGGGTGGCCCATGTCGACTTCGACCTGGAGAGCGAGAACAACGTCCAACGGGTCAGGATCGCCACCCAGGAGACCCGGGACAGCATGGAAAAGGTCCTGGAGGACCAGATTCCCGGCCATCGTCGCGAATATTACTATTGCCCTCTAAGTCACTATTACACCTACATCATCCGACCGGAAACGGTCAGGGATTACGACCCGGACTCCTTTGGAACATCCCGATTCCTGTTCTCTCTGGCGGGAGACTACACTGCGACACCAGCACCCACGCGACGGCGCTACGAACGGTTTCTCGAGGCCGCGGAACGCGCCGTGACGCCCCTCATCGAGGTGTTCAATCTTCCCGAGACCGGTGAGACCCGTCTGATGTTCAACAGCGATTTCGCTTCACCCCAGCTCCCGGTATTCCGGAAGCTTTTCGAGGATCACGGCCTGGTGCTGAATCGCGCCTATTGGGAGCCCTATTGCAGAAAATTGCCGGTGCCGTCCTCTATCTGTTCCCTCTATGCCCTTGGCGAGCTTTCCCGGAGAAAAGAGGCGGCGCTTGTCGCCGATCTCTGTGCCTACCTCGCCTTTGCCGTCAGTGACGTAACCGATCTTTACGTGACCGGTAAACTGACCTTCGACGAGATGCTTTTTGCCGGAAATCTTGTCGATTTCACCCACATGTTCATTTACAAGGAACGGGACAAAGCCACCGACCGGGAGATTCTGGAGAGTCTCGTCAGCAAGGATCACAAGGAGGCTTTTGCCGGACGGATTCACGGCGCCAACAAATCCACATACGTTTCGAAACTCATTCTCGAAACCGCCCTCGAGAATTCGGATCTCATCAAGATCCTCTACGGTCTTTTCGAACAAAGGTTCAAACCCGGGATTCAAAACCGAATCACCCCGGAAGTGCTCGAACAGAAATTCTCGGCCTTCGACAAAATCATCGCCTCCCGCTTCATGGATGCCTGGCAGAATTACGATATCTTCAGGTTCATGTTCAGGATGGTCTCGTGTACGTTGAAGACCAATTTCTACAAACCGGAAAAGCGGTCCTTCGCCTTTCGATTTGACAACCGGATTCTCGATCCGCTGGTGTTCGACCGTTTCGTGTTCGGCATCTTTTACGTGAACGGTCACTACGCCTGCGGAACCCACCTGAGGGCCGGAGACATCGCCCGTGGAGGGCTTCGCCTCATTCGCGTGTCGCCGAGCAATTATTCCACGGAGATCGACAATGCCGTGCTCCTGAACTATGCCCTGGGGCCAAAGGCCCAGCGGTTGAAGCACAAGGACATCTGTGAAAGCGGTTCAAAGGGCGTGGTGGTGCCCCATGCCGTCTATGCCGGCCACGGGATGGCGGCCCTGTACGACTATACCGAGGGCATTCTCGATCTGACCCTGGAGGATTCGGCCGTGATCGACCATTACGGGAAGCCCGAAATGGTGTTTTTCGGCCCCGACGAGGGAACGGCACCCTTCATGGACGCAGTGGCCTTTCGCGCCCGGGAGCGGGGCTATCGTTACTGGCGGACCCTCACCACGGGCAAGAGCTTCGGCATCCCCCACGATACCTACGGCCGGATCGAGGGGGGCGATCTTTTTGGCCTTATTGACCGGCGGGAGCAGGGCACCGAACTCTGCATCAACGGCGAAACCGTCCTCGTCACCCGGAATATGGACGACATTTATGAGGTCGTCGGCGGACGAATCGAAACCAGCGGCATGACCACCACCGGCGTGATGGGGGCCTTCAGGACCCTCGTGGCGCACTTCGGTGAATCAGAGGAAAACCTCAACCTGATGATGACCGGCGGTCCGGACGGAGATCTCGGGGGCAACGAGATCCAGTGTTACAAGGGCAGGATCTGCCTCGTCATCGACGGCGGATCGATCCTCTTTGATCCTGACGGGCTCGATCGTCGCGAACTGACGAAGATTGCCTTCATGCGTCATTCCTTCCCCAGAGCCAACTCCATGGCTTTCCCTGTGGACAAACTGGGTTCCCGCGGATTCCGGGTGCCGATGAAGGCCAGAAACATCCCACTTCCCGACGGCACGGTCGTGGAGGACGGCGCCCTGTTTCACAGGACCTTTCTGTCGGACCCCGCGAACCGCCGTTTCATTCGTGAGGCCGATATCCGTGCCTTCATCCCCTGCGGGGGATTCAAGGACACTGTGAACCGCGGCAATGTCAAGCCGTTTCTCTCTATCTTCGAGGAGTTGAAGTTCATCGTCGAGGGCGCCAATGTCTTCTTTGACGACGCTGCCAGACGCTATATCGCCACCACTACGGGCATCAGGCATATCAAAGACACCACGGCCAACAAGGGGGGCGTTTTTTCCAGCGCCGTCTCCGAGGTTCTCACCGGCTTTCTCTTTGGAGACGATTACGAGGCGAACCTGTTGGACGACGCCGAGACCCGATGGGCATTGATCCGGGATATCCTGGGGCTGGTGGAGGCCAACGCCCGGGCGGAGACTGCAATGCTTATCCGGATTCACGAAACCGATCCGTCGGTGCCGCTCTTCGATCTGTCGGAGCGGACGAGCGAACAGATCTTCACCCTTCAGGCCGTTTTTGAAAAGCGCATCCGGGAGATCCTGGCCGACGGGGACCGGGTCCGGCAAATCCTGGAGCGCTATATTCCGGGTATCCTGATCCGGCGGCTCGGCATGGAGAAGATCATGGACATTCTGAACAATCCGGAACTGCAGGCATACCGGAATGCCATCCTTACCAAAAAGCTCGCATCCATGGCCTTTTACCGATACGGCCTCGAATGGCGGGATCTTCTGCAGCGAATCGAGACCGACTTCGCCGAGGGCGTTAGGACCATCCTGTCGACGTCGGTCTGAGGGGCATCGCAGGTCCTATCGAACGGTCGTCCCATATAATGAACACCCAACGTCAAAAAAAGTCGGTCTTATCGGACGGGAGCAGGGTCTGTATTGTCGGGGGCGGGCCTGCGGGCGCACTTTTCGCCGTTCACCTGCTCCGGGAGGCGAAGTGCGCAGGGCGGAGGCTGTCCGTTACGATCATCGAGAAAAAAGCCCAGCGTCATCCCGCAGGCCGGATATGGCAACGCAGGGGGTGCAACCACTGCGCGGGCGGCATCTCGCCGCGGCTGCATGCGCTTCTGCGCGAAAAGGACCTGGCGCTTCCCGAGGTGTTGATTCAGGAGTCCTTTACCCATATCTGGATCCACGGGCTCTGGAAGAATTTTCCCCTGAGGGTTCCGGCCGGGCAGCGGATGACGGCGGTGTTCCGCGGAAGCCTGCCCGGCGACCGAACGGACGGCGGGAAGGGTTTCGACCACTTCCTCCTGGAGAAGGCCGTTGCGGAAGGGGCCGACATCCTGACCGGAGAGGCGCGGGAGATCCGGTATCTGCCCTCGGGAAGGCCGCTGCTTGTGGTCAAAACAGCGGGGGCGGCGGCGAAGGCGGTCGATGCGGATTTCGTCGCGTTGGCTGTGGGCGTCAATCCGCGGCCGGGGCAACCCCCTTCCGAAAACCGTCTCTTTCAGTCCTGCCGTGCGATCATGCCCCGCTTCAGGCCGCCGGAGGTGCGGCGCACCCTGGTCCTGGAACTGAAGCCCGGACGCGGCTACCTCAGAAAGGTCATGGACCGGGAGCTCTATTTTATCGAATCCGGCTCGAAGGCGCTGCCGCTGGAGCATATCGCCCTGGTTCCCAAAGGGGATTACCTTACTGTCGCCCTGGTGGGCAGGAGCGTCGACAGGGCCGACCTGCCCCGGGACACCCTGAAGATCGCCCGGGATTTCCTCGCGCTCCCTCATATTCGCGCCATCCTTCCCCACCTGCCCATGGAAACCATCCCCGTCGCTTGTGCCTGCAGCCCGTTCATGGCGGTCAGGCCCGCGAAATTCCCGGTGGCTGATCGCATCGCCATGGTCGGCGACGCCCTGGGCGCAAGACTTTATAAAGACGGACTCTATTCCGCGTTCGTCACTGCGGAAGCTCTGGCGCGGACCGTCATTCACGAGGGGATCGACGCGGAAAGCCTCCGGGCGGGATACGGTCCGGTAACCGCCTGGCTGGAAACCGACACCCGTTACGGCAGGCTGGTGTTCGGGTTGATCCGGACGGCATTCTCCTCCCCCCTCCTGAGTCGGATCCTTTACCAGGCCTTTGCCACGGAGATGAAGTTTCGGGAAAAAGAACGGTGGCACCTGGGAAATGTCCTCTGGAGAATCGGCAGCGGCACCGCCGACTATCGGGACGTCTTTCTCGATTTGATCAGCCTTCCCGTGATCCGTTCCATTACCGTCGGTGCTTTCAAGACGGCGCGGAATCTGCTGACCGAGGCGGCTTTCGGTATCCGTTGGGAACAATACGGACGGTATCCGACGGTCATCATCAAGGAAAAAAGAGACTATTTCAAGCGCTCCATCGCCGGGCCTCTGGGGGTGACCCTCGATGTCGAGCCCGAGATGGAACGGATGTATGCCGTCAAGATCCGGGCGTCGGCCCGAAGCATCTTCAACGAGCTGAAAAAATTCGGGGACCCGGACCGGCGGTTCCTCAAACTCAGGTTCGTTACGGTGCGACGAATCTCGGGTGTTCCCGCCGAAGTGGGAACGGTAATCCGATACCGCCTCGGTCGATTGCCCGTTTCCATGGATGTCCGTCTGGTTCGGGCCATTTCCGACAAAGCCCTCCTTTTCGAGGTTCAGGAAGTCTTTTCGGAGCGGGGGCGGCTGCTCTTCGATATCACGCCGACGAAAGACGGCAACAATCGTCTGGTCATCTATACCGCATTCGATTTCAGGAAAGGGCGGGGCTTTCCCGGGAGGATGCTCTGGGCGATCTTCAAAGGGATCTTTCCGGCGTATGCCCATGACGTGGTGTGGAACCATGCCGTCTGCTGCATCAAGGCGGAGGCCGAGAGACGCGAATCCGAACGGGATTGGGCCGGCGTCGACATCGGGGCGGGAGGCCGCGGGTGAACACTGAATTTCAGGATTGATATCCTTTGGTGCATGTATTAGCTTGAACCATGACCAAGGATTGACAATTTGTTTCCGACAACCGACTTGCAAGGGGAGGATGCATGAACCGAGCGGAGTACGACACGATTTTGAAGGACGCCATTCAAAGCGAGATCGCGGCTCAACGGTTTTACCGGGACGTTGCCGGCAAAATGAAGGATGCCTTTCTGAAGGACCTGTTTCTGGGCTTTGTCCGGGAAGAGAAGAAGCACCAGGAAATCCTGGAGGGGTTTCGGGCGGTCATACCCGAAAAACTCCCATTCGACGAGGAGCGGGATTACCACGTTGCCGAAACCCTGCCGGATCCCGTGGTTTCGGCCGACATGACGCCCAGCGACGCCTTCGCCCTGGCCATGAAGAAGGAAGAGTCGGCCATGAACCACTACACCGCACTCGCCGGCGGCTGCACCGATCCCAGGCAGAAGGAGATCTTTATGGAACTGGCCGCCATGGAACGGGATCATAAGCAGAAGATGGAGAGCGCCTTCGTGGATATTGGATATCCGGAAGTCTGGTAGGAAAGAAGCGTCGGGATCGAGGGGCCGCAATGGCGGGCATCGGTTTTCCGGGCGAGAAATCAAACAGGGAGACCGCTGTTCCGGCATTGAAAACAGCCGTCGTCCGTCGTGATCGCGGTGGAATCAGGGGTTCTGCTTTGCGATGATGATGGTCCAGTAGCCGGGTTTCCGATCCTTGAAAGCGCGGATGTCGCGGATGATCTCCTCCTGGGGCAGGCTGCAACAGCTGATGCCGACGCTGTTGTCGACCATATTGCTTTCCTCCAGGGCCAGGGAAATGTCGGCGGCATTGCGGTATGCCTTCAGAAAAACAATGTTTTCGGGTCGTGGAGAGGTGTTCCGGAGGCGATCTCCCCCCTTGACTCCCGACGTGATGAGCAGGGACTCCTCCCCCTCCACCAGGGGCGTGTTGAGACGGGAAGCGCAGGCCTGATAAGAGGTGATGCCCGGTACGGTCTCTATGGGAAGATCGGGGCGGATCGCCAGAATGCTTTTCAGGACATACCCGTAGGTGGAATAGGTCATTGGGTCGCCCAGAGTAATGAACGCCGCCTGTTTTCCCGCCGATACGTGGGCGATGATGGTCTGGGCGTTTTCCCGCCACGCCTTTTCGGTTTCGATCTTGTCCCTGGTCATGGGAAAGGGGAGTTTGATGATGGGGGTGTTTTCAGGGATATGGTTCCTGGCGATGTCGACGGCCATACTGTAGGTGTTCTTGGATGAAGAGGCGGCAAAAACCACATCCACCCCACCCAGGATACGGACGGCCTTGAGGGGAATCAGTTCAGGATCCCCGGGGCCGACGCCGATGCCGTATAGTTTTCCGGTTGCTGTCATCATGGCAGTTCAATGCACCTTATTTATAGCACGGATGTCCATGCCGTCATGTCGGGCGGCCTCGCCTGTTCGAGAGAAGGCGCCCGCAGGTTGGGCAATAAAAAAACCCTTCAAACCCATTGGGCTTGAAGGGTTGCACCCAGTTTCTTGACCCTTTCAGATTGCCGGCGTCTCCATTCATCGTAGAGAAGGACAGGCGTGTCCAAGGCAGGTCTTCTGGTTTTCGGATCGTCCTACTATTCGCACCTTCCCATTTGTGTTTCACAAACAGTGGTATTCGCGAATTTTGTCCCCGATTACAGCGGCGGGACCACTCCCGACTTCCACGGGATTCCCATTTTAAGCACTGCGGCACCTTGAACGATATTCAAATATCCTCTGATAGAAGAATTATCGAAGCTTGTCAAGGCATAATCAGACGGACGCGGTTAGAAGTCCATGCATGCCGGTTCGTAATATTCCTTCGGTTTTTTGCAGGACGGGCACTTGGGGGGCGGTTCCTTGCCTTCGACAATATAGCCGCAGACGCTGCATTTCCATTTGATGGGTTCCTCCCGTTTGAAAACGGTCCCGGACTCCACCATGGCCAGAAGCTTTTTGTAGCGCTCCCGGTGATGCGCTTCGATTTTCGCGACCTGCTGAAAGGCGATGGCGGCGAGCTTTTCTCCTTCGGCTTCGGCTTCCTTGGCAAAGGTGGGGTACATGCTCTGGACCTCGTAGTCCTCGCCGCCGATGGCCGCTTTGAGATTTTCGATCGTGGTGCCGAGGCCGTTCAGCATCTTGAAATGGTCCAGGGCGTGCTGCTTTTCGTTTTCGGCGGTCTCTTCAAACAGCTTGGCGATGTAATGATAGCCTTCTTCACGGGCGATTTCCGCAAAGAAGGTGTACTTGTTCCGGGCCTGGGATTCCCCGGCGAAAGCGGCCTGCAGATTTTCCTTGGTCTTGCTCATTCCTATTTTCCTTTCTGTTTTGGATTTTCGTCATGATGGGGCGTGCCGTGAGGTTGCGACGTTTTTTTGCTGCATGCGTTACAGATGCCTTTCAACACGATGCGCTTGTCCAGAATTTGAAAGTCCGCGGGGACATCCTCGGGATCCGCCAGACTGTCGAAATACCGGTGGTGGAAATCCGTGATGCTGCCGCATTGAATGCAATGCAGGTGGTGATGGTCCGAGACGTTCGCATCGAACCGTTTGGCGCCGCCGAAGATCTCGACGACGTTGGCAACGCCGATATGGACGAACGTCAGCAGCGTTCGATTGACGGTGTCAAAAGAGATGTTGGGATAGTCTCTTTTGACAAGCCGGTAAAGGACGTCGGCCGAAGGGTGCATGTCGGACTGCAACAGTTCCCTGTAGATTGCCACGCGCTGGGGCGTAATTTTCAGGTGATGTCGGTGACATGTATCGATGAACGCTTGAATTTTTTCGGTGACGTCCTGTCTGCTCATATAACTACTAAATAGGAATTAATCCTATTTGTCAAGTACAATTTCAGGGAAGGCATGGATATTTTCAAGGATGCCGATGTATTCGGAAAGTACAAGAGGCTATGAATCCCGGGCGGGAACCGGGAAGAATCGGCAGCCGATGCCGTTTTTCTGCCAGACTGCGGACTGTAACCCGCTTCGGGATGAGACACATTTTTGACATTCTGGATTTTTATCCCCATATTGGATCCGTCAATAACATCTGTCAACCGGAACGGGATTGGAAACCTCTTGTCCTGAAAAGGAGGAAAGCATATGAATATCGGGTACCGCCTACTGATCTGCCTGGGCATCGTCATTCTGCACTTTGCGGCGTTCGCCGTGCCTGTCGCCGAACTCTTCATGATCTATGTCATCCTGTTCAATCCGCGCTGGTTCAGAGATTTCCTGAACGGGACGGCCGGCTCTCCGGAAAAGCGCTGATGGATCGTCCGAGCGTTGGAACCGGTTTGATCGGATCTCGTTTCAGAGAGGGAAAAGGAGGGCGCCATGACGGATGACGTCACGACGCAGAAATATCGGCGCCAGGCCGAAATGCTCGGCAACAGGATCAAAAAACGGTTCAAACACCTGCACCGGCGATATGCCCGCCAAAACATCGAGGCGTTCCGACTGTATGACTGGGATATTCCCGAGATCCGCGCAGTTGTCGACTGGTATGCCGGCCACCTGGTCGTCTCTGAATACACGAGGCGGCAGTCTACCCCCGAATGGCTGCCCATGATGGGGACCGCGGCAGCGGGGGCCCTGAATGTCCCCATGGAGAAGGTCCACCTCAAGCAGCGCTTTACCGGCGGCGGTGACGGCGTGCGCTATGAGCGGATCGACACCACGGATGAGA harbors:
- a CDS encoding FAD/NAD(P)-binding protein; translation: MNTQRQKKSVLSDGSRVCIVGGGPAGALFAVHLLREAKCAGRRLSVTIIEKKAQRHPAGRIWQRRGCNHCAGGISPRLHALLREKDLALPEVLIQESFTHIWIHGLWKNFPLRVPAGQRMTAVFRGSLPGDRTDGGKGFDHFLLEKAVAEGADILTGEAREIRYLPSGRPLLVVKTAGAAAKAVDADFVALAVGVNPRPGQPPSENRLFQSCRAIMPRFRPPEVRRTLVLELKPGRGYLRKVMDRELYFIESGSKALPLEHIALVPKGDYLTVALVGRSVDRADLPRDTLKIARDFLALPHIRAILPHLPMETIPVACACSPFMAVRPAKFPVADRIAMVGDALGARLYKDGLYSAFVTAEALARTVIHEGIDAESLRAGYGPVTAWLETDTRYGRLVFGLIRTAFSSPLLSRILYQAFATEMKFREKERWHLGNVLWRIGSGTADYRDVFLDLISLPVIRSITVGAFKTARNLLTEAAFGIRWEQYGRYPTVIIKEKRDYFKRSIAGPLGVTLDVEPEMERMYAVKIRASARSIFNELKKFGDPDRRFLKLRFVTVRRISGVPAEVGTVIRYRLGRLPVSMDVRLVRAISDKALLFEVQEVFSERGRLLFDITPTKDGNNRLVIYTAFDFRKGRGFPGRMLWAIFKGIFPAYAHDVVWNHAVCCIKAEAERRESERDWAGVDIGAGGRG
- a CDS encoding ferritin-like domain-containing protein — its product is MNRAEYDTILKDAIQSEIAAQRFYRDVAGKMKDAFLKDLFLGFVREEKKHQEILEGFRAVIPEKLPFDEERDYHVAETLPDPVVSADMTPSDAFALAMKKEESAMNHYTALAGGCTDPRQKEIFMELAAMERDHKQKMESAFVDIGYPEVW
- the cobI gene encoding precorrin-2 C(20)-methyltransferase produces the protein MMTATGKLYGIGVGPGDPELIPLKAVRILGGVDVVFAASSSKNTYSMAVDIARNHIPENTPIIKLPFPMTRDKIETEKAWRENAQTIIAHVSAGKQAAFITLGDPMTYSTYGYVLKSILAIRPDLPIETVPGITSYQACASRLNTPLVEGEESLLITSGVKGGDRLRNTSPRPENIVFLKAYRNAADISLALEESNMVDNSVGISCCSLPQEEIIRDIRAFKDRKPGYWTIIIAKQNP
- the rbr gene encoding rubrerythrin, with the protein product MSKTKENLQAAFAGESQARNKYTFFAEIAREEGYHYIAKLFEETAENEKQHALDHFKMLNGLGTTIENLKAAIGGEDYEVQSMYPTFAKEAEAEGEKLAAIAFQQVAKIEAHHRERYKKLLAMVESGTVFKREEPIKWKCSVCGYIVEGKEPPPKCPSCKKPKEYYEPACMDF
- a CDS encoding Fur family transcriptional regulator, producing MSRQDVTEKIQAFIDTCHRHHLKITPQRVAIYRELLQSDMHPSADVLYRLVKRDYPNISFDTVNRTLLTFVHIGVANVVEIFGGAKRFDANVSDHHHLHCIQCGSITDFHHRYFDSLADPEDVPADFQILDKRIVLKGICNACSKKTSQPHGTPHHDENPKQKGK